GGGGGTGAGAATAAATAATATGGAATTTTGCTATATTCTAAGCTTAATAAAACAACAAAAGCATAATTCAAAAAGATTGTAATTTATTTTTTTTCTCACCCCGTAAACAAAGGAAATCGAATTATGAAAGCATCAACATCTCGCATTCTCATCGCTTTGGGCCTTTGTTTTTCGCTCCTGGGTTTTTACTCCTTAAAAAAGAGCAGCCCGGAAGATCTCGGATTTCACAGACCCAAAATAGATGACCTCGGTTTGATTGAACTTGCCGTCGATCAAATACGACACGAAATTAAAACCGGCAAACTAAATTCATTGAGTCCGGCTTTAAATTTAAAGACCGAGCAGATACAAATCGAAGGTGAACGGGCGATCTTTCAAGGAAAATTCGCTGCTTCGGAAAACAGCCTCGAGCTCACATTCGAAAGAAAGAACGGCCAATGGGAATTGGTCGAATCAACCGGACTTACAGCAGAATTGCAACACTTGAATAAAGATTCAAACATCGGTTTAGTCTCCACATTCGAAGCGTCCGGGTTTGAAATTTACAGTGACGATGGCAATTCCCCCCAGAGAACTCTCATCAAACGGCAATTAAGCCCTGAACACAAAATTGATAAAGTCACCAAATCCATAACCCTTGGAAAATTAGACCGGCAGCTTTTCCAAAAACCTTATGCCGGGGTACTTTTTTCTTCAGTAACTCAATTAAGCAGCGCCCCATTTTTGACAGCGCGCTACGTCCAGCTTGTGACGGATCCGGCCTGGAATCGAATCATCTATGGTGATTACGAAGGCTGGATGAAAGCGTATAACGGCAGAGGAACGGGCCCGGAGGCTCTCAATCGTCCCCACGGCATCGACCGGGACGCGATTGGCAACGTCTATGTTGCGGACACCGGAAACGACCGCATCGTAGTTTTGAGGTTAGAGGGAACCGGAGAACAAACCGAACTGAAATATCAATTTAGTTTTGGTTCGGATGAAATGATGCACCCGTACGACGTCGCCTGGGACGGCGCCGGGACGCCATTTGATTCTTCGGACGATATTATCTGGGTGACCGACACGGGAAATCATCGAATTCTCGGATTCGCACTGGATGGAGAAGCGGCAACTTTGCGCTACAACTTTGGCGCAAGCGGATCGGCTGCCGGTCATTTTTTTGAACCCAAGGCTATCGGCATTGGCAGGTTTAACGGACTTTCCACCAACAGCCTTTATGTCGGCGACACCGGCAACCGGCGCGTCGTGAAATTGAATATTCTGGATAACAGTCTGGAATGGGCGAATGCAGTCACTTTTAAAACCGAGAGTCGAATCACCTCACTGGACGTCGATCACTGGGGCAATCTTTACGTCTCGGATCGCAGTTACTGCGAACTTCGAAAGCTCTCCTCAGACTTGGAACCAATTGTGTCTGTCAAAGGAACGGAAGATTCAATCATTGACCCCATGAACTTCCATGTGACTTTTGGGCAGGTTTATGTTCAGGCTGAAGACAAACGGTACTGGGCCGGCTACGATCAGGCCTTCACACTGGAAAAATGGTCGGAGACTTCCGGCGCCGAGCGTTTTCAACTCGGCCTTGATTTGATAAATTTCAAGGTGAAGTTGAGCGAAAACCTTGATCAAATGCTCGTCCTCTCCAAGTTAACCGACCATGGAAAACTCTCTCTCTTCGTAATTGATGAAAAAACGAATGCCACCGTCCGCCAGATTCCACTCGGTTGGATGATTCCCGGAGATAAAGAAATTTCCTGGGACCGCCGGGACGACCTTGGTTGGCAAACGAGGCCTGGCTACTACCGCCTGCAGTTATCCGCAGAGTCGAGTTACGGCAGTTTGACGACTTTAAAAGAAACGCCGCCATTTTACCTGCCGCTCTACTACTCAGATGACAGTGGTTCGGACATTTATCATGATGCGCATTTAGTGCAAGGTGTGCGTAGCAGCGCATGGGGCAATAGCCCTTTGGAGACAATCGCGAAACATCCCTCGGAAGTGATTTACCGGTTTACGAAGTTAAACCCGACGGCTGAATACGAGATAAGAGCTGAGTTTTACAACAAGGCGGGTACTTATCTGAAGCAACGGATTACGGCCGACGGTAGCTTAATCACACCCGATTTTGAACTACCGGCCGGGCAAATGGAAGTCGACTGGTCAGCGCTTCCGAGGGAAACTTATTCCGATGGTGAGATAGAACTTAAAATCTCCAAATCCGCTGGTGACGGGGATGCCATGATTTCCCGGCTTTGGCTGCGGGAAGCAAATTACGATCCCGCAAATCCACCCGCAAGTTTAGAGAATGAAGTTCAAATACCAGAAGAATATACCTTATCTCAAAATTTTCCAAATCCATTTAACCCTTCCACTACTATCGAGTTTGGCGTACCCGGAGAAACATTTGAAGACGTTACTTTGAAAGTGTTCAATGTTCTTGGTCAGACTGTGAGGGAATTAGTCAACGGCCAGCTCCCTCCGGGACGCCATTCGGTAACCTGGAATGGCAAAGATAATTTGGGGTTACAGGTTTCCAGCGGACTTTATTTCTACCAGCTTAATGCCGGGGAATTTGTTGCAATCAAAAAGCTCATTTTAATGAAGTGATATAAAAAACCTTGCAGGTCTTAAAGACCTGCAAGGTTTACTGGCTGAAGAGCATCTCAGAGTCCCACCCCCTAATTGAGCCAGAGGTCCGGGTCTTCCCGATCCGGGCCTTGTTTATTTAATGCTTTTTAATGAAAATTTGTTTTGAATATTTCCTAATATAAGTTATGTTTAATCAATTAATTACACAATATAATCGTGTGAGTTAAATGTGAATAACCTAGAAAATTTCACATTTTCAAAAATAAACTGACGCCTAAATAAAGTGCGTTTTAAGGATAAAGAATGATTTTCGTTTTTTACTAATTTGTTGCTTTTATTATACATGTGTATTGTTCATAACATGTTGATAACTTGTTAATAGACCGGACACAGGTTACGAAAGTGGGTTGGGGCTCAAAGGGACTGAACGATGTGGTGGATGGCGGAAAAAGGTCGGAGAAAATTTGGTTTTTTCCAAAACGGAGGTAAACGTGCACAACAAAGAAAACAAAACAATTCTGGTTATTGATGATGAACCGGTGATTGGGAGTATTATTAAAAGGTTTATGGGAAATAACGGTTACTCTGTTCACTTTTGTGCCTCTTCAGCAGAAGCGATATCAGCAACCAAGAATACTGTGCCGGAATTAATCATTTCCGATTTTAATTTGCCTTGCTGCAGTAACGGCATTGATTTGTGCCTGAAAATTCAGCAATCAACCAGGAAGCACGTCCCTGTCATAATCATTAGCGGTGAAACTAAAAATGAATTGAACGCAAAAAAAAGAGGCTTTGCGTTTATGGGCAAACCTCTGGAGAAAGAGAAATTTCTGCCATTAGTTGAGGAGTGCCTGAGCTAAAGCGACCTTAAAGTTTTCTGGGAACCCCATTAAGTCAAAGGCCTGGGTCATTCTGATTCGGGCCTTCTTTATAAATTCCTGACTTAACCACGAATGAACACATATAAGCACGAATTAAAAGACTACTCTTTCAAATTCAAGCTCTGCTTAGCCGAACTAATCCTTAAACTATTTTATCAACACTCATTTTTATATTTGTGTTCATTTGTTCGAATTCGTGGTTAATACTTTTTTGCCTATGAAATATCCTCTCCCTTTACACCGGTCATCCTTTCCACAAACCACACCCCCAAATAGCACAGCGGCGTGTCCAAAGCAGCGATAGCGACTTTCAAAATGTAAACACCTAAAATAACCCCCATCAAATCGCTGAAGTCACCGGTGAAAATGGTGGGGTTTTTGTAAAGGAAGATCGTGTTGACCGTAAATGTATCGATGAATTGTGAAATCATTGTGGAGGCGTTGTTGCGCAGCCAGAGGTGCTTGCCTTTGGTCAGTTTTTTCCAGAAGTGGAAGAGGCGAACGTCGATGAGCTGGGCGAGGAGATAGGCGGCCATCGAACCAAACAGCAACCGCCAGATGGGGCCAAAAATGTTAGTGTAATCTTCCTGCAGGGGATAAAACTCGGCGACCGGCAAACGAATACCAATTAAAGAAAACGCCAAAAGCAGCAGGCTCATGCAAAAACCCATGATCACCAGGAAGCGTGCCCGGCGGGCGCCATACATTTCCGAAACGATGTCGGTGATTAAAAACGTGAGCGGAAACCAGATAATGCTAACAGGCAGCACTATTCCGAAAGCGGTAAACAGCTTCACCCCGACTGTGTTGGTCAGCACTACAAAGGTAACGAATACCGCCATAAACCCGGCGTATAATTGTTCGTAACGTTTCATAACAAATTGTAGGGGCACAGAATTCTGTGCCCCTACGCCAGATTTTCCAATTTCAAAATCCGTTCTTTAATTTCTTCGGGAATGGGGACTTTTTTCGCGGCTTTATAATCGAACGACACAATCAAACCTTCACCTTCGGCAGCAATTTTTTGATGTTTGTGACTGACCACACAATAATCCATTACAAATCGATCCGACTCAATGCTTGAGACCTTGCCGCAAATCGTTACTTTATCCGGATAGGCAAGCGGTATTTTAAATTTACTTTCCGTAGCGGCAAGAATGGGTCCGCGGCCGGTCTTTTCCATAAATTCCAAATAACCGATTTTCTCAAAATAAGCGATACGCGCGCTTTCAAAATAGCGAAAGTAAACAATATTGTTGACGTGCTGAAAGGCGTCCATTTCACCCCAGGCAACCGGAGTCTCAATGGTCACGGAATAGTGTTTCAAAATTTCTTGCATTGGTTTGTGGGGAGAGGGCCGGTCGGCTGTGTTACTCATTACTTTTGCTAACGGTTACATTCGCAGTATCCTCGATCAATTCTACCCGGACTTCCCATGGTCGGCAGCAGACCTGGCAATCCTCTTCATATTTCTGGGAAATGCCGCCGGAATAATCAATGAAAATTTCGTTCGGTTCGCCGCAATGAGGACAAAAGATTTCTATGGTATCTTGCACGTAAAAGCCTCAATCTAATTTGTGCAAAATCAGCGAAGTCATAGACCCCTGCCGAAATTTTATGACCTATTTACAAAAGTTCTTCCAGTGACGCCAGTAAATAAACCACGTTTGCTTTATTAGAAGACTCCCCCATCAAACCGATTCGCCAAACCCGGCCTGCCAAATCACCTAAGCCGCCGCCGATTTCGATGTTGTACTCTTCCAACAACCGCTTCCTGATTTTCGCCTCTTCTAAATTTGCCGGAAGTTTAATTGAATTCAGCGTCGGCAGACGGATGCTTTCATCAACAAAAGGCGTCAAGTCCAATTTTTGCAGCCCGTTGATTAATTCCAAGCTGTTTTGTTTATGTCTTGTGAATCGCTGCTCAAGACCCTCTTCATGAATGAGTCTAAGGGCTTCGCGAAGGGCGTAATTCATACTGATCGGCGCCGTGTGATGATAAGCCCGGGTCTTGTCAGACCAGTAATCTGCAACCATGGTTGTGTCCAGGTACCAGCTCTGCACTTTTGTCTTGCGGTTTTTTGCAATCGACATCGCTTCGTCACTGAAGGTGATCGGCGCCAGCCCAGGTGGACAACTCAAACATTTCTGGGTGCCGCTGTAACAAACATCAATTTGCCAGTCATCCACTTTCACCGGCACCCCGCCAAGCGAAGTTACCGCATCCACAATCAGCAGCGCGCCGTACCTTTTACACAGCTCACCCACTTCCGCAAGCGGCTGCATGACGCCGGTCGAAGTCTCGGCATGCACCAGGGCCACGGCTTTTACACCGCCTGCTTGTTTCAACCGGTCTTCGATTTCCTGCAAGTCGATGCTTTTGCCCCAGGGTTTCTTAATCTGAATCGGCGTTGCGCCGCAGCGCTCAACAATATCCGACATACGATTTCCAAACACGCCGTTCACACCGATAATGACCCTGTCTCCCGGCTCAACCACATTGACGAAAGCCGACTCCATCCCTGCGCTGCCGGTGGCAGAAATAGCGATGGTAAATTGATTTTTGGTCTGGAAAACGAATCGTAAAAGTTGTTGGATGTCATCCATGATTTGCAGGAACTCCGGATCCAGGTGTCCAATGATTGGCGTTGAAAGCGCCCGGTAGACTCGCGGATGCACCATACTGGGTCCCGGTCCGAGCAGGAGTCTATGAGATGGATTTAGTTCATCAAAACTTTGCATTTCAAATCCTCTGAATATAATTAACGTAAGCACTTTTTAAAATAAAGCCAAACCCGGTTATAAACACGAGAATGACCGGATAACGGTATATTGGCAGAAAATAGCGTGTTTGTGTGTTCGAGTGTTCAGGTGCTAATATTTTGAAATTAATCAACTTGATAAAATACGTAAACACTTTAACACCTGAACACGCTAACACTGTAAAATTAAACGTAGCAATTTAAAAAAACATGTCAACAAAAGCAAATGATACCGGTGGTCCGAACTTTTCTCTTGATTATCCTTTCACTTATTAATACTTTTAGTCACACATTTAAGGAGATCAATTGAAAATATCACGTCTGAAAACCAAAATTGTTTTTTCAGCATTTTTCTTATCCGGCAGTCTTATTTCCTGCGGGCACAGCAATTCCCCCGAAGGGGTGGCCGAGGAATTTCTCTTCCGTTACTTCATAGAATTGAATCAGCGGGGTGCGCTGGAGTTAAGCACAGGTCTGGCAACAGATAAGCTCAATAAAGAAATCGAGCTGACCCAGAATATCCGGATGTTGCCCAACCTGGATCTGGCTCAACATAAACCCTTTCTCGATTATGAATTGGTTAACAAGCAAAGCCGCAGCGAAAATTCCGTTACCTTTTTTTACGATGTAACCATTGAAAATAAAAACGGGGAGGACTACAAACGCGAGCTGATTTTAACCACGGTCGATATGGACGGCGATTGGAAAGTAAATAATTTCGATACTTTTTTGAAGTGACAGCTATTAGCTCTCAGCCTTCAGCTATCAGCTAAAAAATTTGAAGCTGGAAGCTGATAGCTGACTGCTGGAGGCTTAACTTTGGCAATGTTTCTGCTCGTTATCTCTGCACCCGGAATCATTGGCGGTTTTGGAATTTTAAAAAAGTATTCCTGGGCCAGGGTTTTAGTTCTTATTCTAGGCGCTTTAAATTTACTTAACATCCCGTTCGGAACCATTCTCGGAGTCTACACTTTCTGGGTGCTTTTGAATGAGGAGGTGGCAAAAGAGTTTACTTAGTTTATTCTGCTTGGTAGGATACATTTATATTTTAGACTTTTCTTGACTTATTGCGCTCATTATGTTCTCATGGAAGATAAAAAAAAGCAAAGCGGTTGTTTCTTTTAGCAGCTACACCCCGAAAGAATTTCGCAATGCTCAGAACCGCAATTTGGATGGAGAGCTTTCACACGAAGCTTTGTCGCCCAAAGGCCAGCTCTTTATCATTGCGAGCACGACTAACACAAAGGATGAAAAAAGAACCAGCGAAAGCGGCATCGCCGAAAATATTCTCAAAGAGGTCTATTATTCCTACCCGTCTGACGACGTTGTCACCTGCCTGAAACACGCTTTCCATGATGCAAATACCCTGGTCAATGAACTCTCAAACGATAAAGATCAGAAACACCAATTCGGGGTAAAATGTACAGTTCTGGTGCTCACAGATGAGCGGGGTTATATCGCTCAAGTTGGTGATAATCACGTCTATCGTGTTACAAAGGACAAGCTTGAGAGACTGACCAGCGATGATATTGGGGTTGGCGGGAAGCAAAGTTTCGCACTCGGTTTGGGAGCAAAAATCAATGTTCATTTCAACCGGTACATCGCGTTAAAAGCCGGGGATTCCTACTTGCTGTGCACAAATCCGCTCACCAACGTGAATCATCATTTGGTTAGAAGAATCGTTTTACGGAATAGTCCAGGGGACGCCTGCAGAAAAGTGACTGAATTAATTCAAGAAAAAGGTCATGCGGAGAAAATCAATGTTCAGGTGGTTCGGGTTAATTTCACCCCCGGTCAGCCGATTCGACCCAAGGCTGGGTTTTTTAATCAGAAGGCGTGGGTACCGGCGCTCGTGCTATTTTTGCTTATGCTAAGCGCAACACTTGTTTTTTATAATAACAAGGATGATCTGCCTGAACAAGCAATTGCACAAGCACAGGCAATTCAAATAAATGACCCACCTGGGTTTGAAAAAGAAGACCCACCGATTGAAGAAATCGAAAATAACAAAATTGAACTAACTACCCCCGAGCCTGCCCAACAAATAGTGGAAGAAGAAAAGCCCAACATCAAACCGAATGAGTCTGCAAATCCTGTGGCGGTTAAAACGAAGGCGCCGGGACCAGACCCGCCAATCCTGGTCTCACCCTCTTTAAGTGACCAATGGAATCTAAAACACCTGCGAGAATCCGATTACCAAATTAAAGATGAGAAAATCACTTTTTTAGCAACTCCGAATATCAAAAAAGCTCTCTATCAAACCACAGCTCTAAGCGATTTTATGGTCCGGATGGAAGCGCGCATTAGAAACGACAATGCAGCCGGCAGATTCGGTGTGATCGTAGGATATAAAGCGATGCAAGATAGCCCCTATGAGATTTATTACCTATTATCCTTATTTAAACAAAAGGAGTTCTTGTTGCAAAAATACTCCGGTTTTCGAAAAGAGCTTGTTACGAGAATTCCCATAAACTTTGATTCGATTCAAGGCAACTTTCAGGAGATTCAACTGGAAGTAAAATGCTCCGGCCCCTTCATTGAACTCTATGCGAATCAAAAGCAAGTTTTCCGATGGCATACAGGAGAAGAACTTGTGTCCGGGCAAGTAGGTATCTTCGTATCACCGGAGACTGAAGTAGAGATTTCAAAATTTGAAATAGTCAAGGGTGTGGAATTTACTCAGAAATGACTTGAGTTCTTGGAACCTCGGCATACCCTTTTAGGCAGTTTAAGTAAAGGAATTTTACCGTCTTGATTCATGCTCCAGATACTTATCGAGTGGATTCTCCTGTGAAGTGTTAAGAGACTTAATCCAGTCGATGACCGGTTGACGATAGTTTATGGATAGCTCAACCGGCTCCGAATCATGGAGTTTGAAATTCAGGGTCGGCAAAGAATACAGGAAATCCGTGGTCAACACACGATAAGTAGAATCCGGATGAATCGGAGTGCCGTCGGATAAGCGGTGCCCGCCAATTGATGTCATGCCCCCCATCACCAGATTACCGATATCTTCTACTAATTGAGCACCGGTCAAATCTAATTCAAGTAAAAAGTTATCGAAGGGTAAGACACCCAATAGGGTCGCTGATGTAATATTTCCCCCTGGAATCGTCTGCCGAATGCCCCCCCTGTTTGTCAATGAGACATCAGCGGTTGGGAAAGAGATAAGCCACGAATCTGTAATCATGTTAAACATAGCGTTGGACCGCTGTTCAACGGCCTGGTTTACATACCCAATGACTTGCGAAAATTCCGCGTCCACTTTTGACTTCCAATTAGAAACCACGGCTGCAATATTCGGAACCGGCGAGCCACCCACATTGTCGTGGGTAGTCGGCTCCATGTTAACAACCCTGTGAGCAACGGTGTCGAAGGCAATTTTAACCTTTGCATAATTTCTCATGAAGGCACCGCCTTCTATAATAGCAACACCGTCCCTGACTTCGCCAATGAGCTCATTACAGTGACCTCCACCAATAACGGAAATCCCCAATCGAGTTGCAACCGGCACCAACTCTGTCATTTCAGTATGGCAAATATGACCAATAACGACGAGCAGTTCTGCGCCATCATTTTTAACCTTTGGAACAACTTCCTCTAAAGCAGTTTTGTAAGGGATAAAATCGTAATCCGCAACATTGTCCGGAAACGTGGTAACAGGTGTACTCGTCGTTGTTAAGCCAATGAGCCCGACCTTAATCCCGTTCACTTCTTTGATAACATACGGCTGGGCAAAATCAGCAAGGTCACCCGTTTGCTTTTCCCTGATATTAGCGGATAGAAAAAGAAAATTAGCCTGCGAAATCCTCTCTTTCAAGCCCGCAACTTTAAAATCGAATTCATGGTTGCCGATAGCGGTGGCGGTGTATTCCATAGCATTCATGACATCCACCATCGACTCTCCTTTGAATGCCGTTGAAATTGCCGGACCGGTCCAATTGTCGCCGCCGCTTAAGATGAGAAATGGTCCATCCGACGAATACCCTTCCTTTTGCTGCCAAACGCCCATCATTTCAGCGGCGCCGCCAAAACCTTCTGTACCCTCCATCCAGCCGTGTTCATCGTTCGTATACAAAAGAATGATTTGGCGAACGTCATCGGTTTCTTCCCTGCGACCCTTGAGTATTGACTTTTGATCAGAACAGGATAATATCAGTAGAATGATACTGAAGGTAATAAGCCATTTGCGTTTCATACTTTAACCTTTGATTTTGGTGTCTATTTAGGGCCGCTCCGGCTCCTCGCCCCGAATTCATTATTATATTTTTAAAAGGAATGTCGGGGCGAGGGATCCTGCGCGGGCTTCGTGCGCCTCCTTCCCGACTTCATTATTATATTATTTAAGGAAAGTCGGGACGGGGTCGCACTCCGCAACATTTGGAGTTCAAGTTTGTAGTTCAAGCTTTAGCTTGTCTTGGTCGTCAAAAATCATTTATCCCCTCTTGTTCCCAAGTTCTCCAGAGTGTGTGAAAAGTATCCACCTGCCTCATTCCCAAGCTCCGCTTGGGAACGCAATTGCCTGGAAGCTCTGCTTCTTTTAATCAGTAACAACAGCCTCCACCTCCATCTCGACCAAATACTCATCCCCGATAATCCCGGCCTGTACCAGCGTATTTGCTGGTTGGATGTCCCGAAACCGCTCGCCGTGAACACGAGCCACCGCTTCCCAGTCGGAGACATTCTGCACATATATCCGGGTGCGGACCACGTCCTTCAGCTGCCCGCCAAGGGAATTTAGCGCCCCCTCGATTTTATCGATGACAAAGTGCGTTTGCGCTGCCGGATCCCTGCCGCCGATTGCCCGGTCACCTTGGGTGGCGGTGGTGCCGGAAACCAGGATTCTCTTGCCATGGCGAACCGCCCGGCTGAAACCGGCGAGATCCTCCCAAACCGTTCCACTCAACACTTTGCTGCGACCGTCCCCTCCGGCTTGTGCTTTGTAAGGTGGCGGAATCGACTCGATGTGGTGGCTTAAATCCCCCGACGCCGTCAGAAACGGCGGCTTACGATATTCATCGCCGCAGTCACCGGGAATCGGCTGCAGTTTTGCCAGAGCCTCATCAATTTCCCTGCGGCTTGTTTTATCCAGGGAGAACCCGAACAGACGCAGGTTGTCCTGGATATGGTCACTCTTCCCAAGGCGCGCACCGATGATAACGCCCCCGACGGCAGGCTGCTCAAGAATGTAGCGGGAGGCGACGTTGGCCATCGAGACGCCGTCTCTTTTCGCCACGCTTTCCACAGTGCGAAGCAACTCCTGAAAAACCGTCCACCCGCCTGCTGCTTTGATAAATCGGCCGTATTTCATTTGCGACCAGGTCTCGAGTTTGTGCCAGTCCGGCTCCGGTTTACCCAGCCAGCGCTCGGTTAGAAAGCCGCCGGCGACCGTTCCAAATGCCAGCAGTTTGACGCCATGCTTTTGGCAAAGTTCAGTCATGCCATTGCAGGCGCGTTGATCGAGCAGGGAGAAGCAGACTTGATTTGATACGACTTCGATGCCGCTATGAATGACAATCCGCAGGTGAGCAGTGTCGACGTTGGTCAAACCCAAATAACGAATTAAGCCTTCTTCCTTGAGCTCCTGCAGCCAAAACAGGCAATCCAGCCAGCCCGGATCGGCATAGTTCCAGGCATGGAATTGCAACAAGTCAAGCCGGTCGGTTTGCATCCGGTCGAGGGAGCGCTGCACGGCGGCCTTTACTTCGTCTCTTGTTACAGGCCCGGGCTTTGGCACCCATTTTGTCAAAAGCTGCACCGCCCCCGGCTCATTTTGTTTTTGAAAAATGCCGGCGATCTCTTCTGCGGAACCGTAATGGTCGGCCATGTCAAATGTAGTCAGGCCGGCATCGACATAGGGCTGCATTGCCGCGGCAGTCGCCTTAAGATCTAGCTTTTTGCCCTCTCTTTCCAAATCTGCAATTTGCCACAGTCCGGTCAGGATGCGGGAAATGCTGAAGTCCGGTGCTATGTCACATCTTTCTATTTTTTTACTCATATAAAAGATGACAAGTTGAAGTAATCATGTAAACAGAATCATTCGCTAACCTAAACAAATACTTTTTCCACCGAATTGCGCCGAATGCACCGAAACTCACCGAATTAAACCGGCTTATATTTTTTAAAGTCATTTTGAAGAATCAAACGTTTAAATTGCAAACTGCGGCGTGAGAAGTTAACAACATAACCAACCCTTTCGACTTCGCTCAGGGCAGGCTTCATAAATACTTGCTTCTAAATAAGTAAGAAGTTGCCGGATGTGAGAATCGTTTAAATCTGGCACTGTCTTAAATTCAACAATAAGTTTGTTTGCAACCAAAATGTCTATTCTGTACTTTTCTTCAAGCTTTTCACCTTTGAAAAAGATATCGATCCATTTTTGTCTTTCTGCGTGATAACCTCGCTTTTCGAGTTCTTTTAGGACACAGGCTTCATAAATTTTTTCACTAAGATTTTGTCCCATGAGTTTGTGCACTTCAATACAAGCACCTATGGTTTCATCCGACAGCCTTTTGTAGAGAATATATTCCATAATTCAACCCCTCCTCACAACCCAAATGAGATACATTAATTTTAAAAAAAATTCGGTGACCCTCTGTGAATTTCGGTGTGCTTCGGTGGGAATTATTTTCACCACAGAAAAATCGCCAAAGTGAATGGTCATTCATATTCATAAGATTACTCTGGTGGCAGCTTGGAAAATATGGCTTTCACAT
This genomic stretch from candidate division KSB1 bacterium harbors:
- a CDS encoding T9SS type A sorting domain-containing protein; its protein translation is MKASTSRILIALGLCFSLLGFYSLKKSSPEDLGFHRPKIDDLGLIELAVDQIRHEIKTGKLNSLSPALNLKTEQIQIEGERAIFQGKFAASENSLELTFERKNGQWELVESTGLTAELQHLNKDSNIGLVSTFEASGFEIYSDDGNSPQRTLIKRQLSPEHKIDKVTKSITLGKLDRQLFQKPYAGVLFSSVTQLSSAPFLTARYVQLVTDPAWNRIIYGDYEGWMKAYNGRGTGPEALNRPHGIDRDAIGNVYVADTGNDRIVVLRLEGTGEQTELKYQFSFGSDEMMHPYDVAWDGAGTPFDSSDDIIWVTDTGNHRILGFALDGEAATLRYNFGASGSAAGHFFEPKAIGIGRFNGLSTNSLYVGDTGNRRVVKLNILDNSLEWANAVTFKTESRITSLDVDHWGNLYVSDRSYCELRKLSSDLEPIVSVKGTEDSIIDPMNFHVTFGQVYVQAEDKRYWAGYDQAFTLEKWSETSGAERFQLGLDLINFKVKLSENLDQMLVLSKLTDHGKLSLFVIDEKTNATVRQIPLGWMIPGDKEISWDRRDDLGWQTRPGYYRLQLSAESSYGSLTTLKETPPFYLPLYYSDDSGSDIYHDAHLVQGVRSSAWGNSPLETIAKHPSEVIYRFTKLNPTAEYEIRAEFYNKAGTYLKQRITADGSLITPDFELPAGQMEVDWSALPRETYSDGEIELKISKSAGDGDAMISRLWLREANYDPANPPASLENEVQIPEEYTLSQNFPNPFNPSTTIEFGVPGETFEDVTLKVFNVLGQTVRELVNGQLPPGRHSVTWNGKDNLGLQVSSGLYFYQLNAGEFVAIKKLILMK
- a CDS encoding acyl-CoA thioesterase gives rise to the protein MQEILKHYSVTIETPVAWGEMDAFQHVNNIVYFRYFESARIAYFEKIGYLEFMEKTGRGPILAATESKFKIPLAYPDKVTICGKVSSIESDRFVMDYCVVSHKHQKIAAEGEGLIVSFDYKAAKKVPIPEEIKERILKLENLA
- a CDS encoding bifunctional metallophosphatase/5'-nucleotidase; translation: MKRKWLITFSIILLILSCSDQKSILKGRREETDDVRQIILLYTNDEHGWMEGTEGFGGAAEMMGVWQQKEGYSSDGPFLILSGGDNWTGPAISTAFKGESMVDVMNAMEYTATAIGNHEFDFKVAGLKERISQANFLFLSANIREKQTGDLADFAQPYVIKEVNGIKVGLIGLTTTSTPVTTFPDNVADYDFIPYKTALEEVVPKVKNDGAELLVVIGHICHTEMTELVPVATRLGISVIGGGHCNELIGEVRDGVAIIEGGAFMRNYAKVKIAFDTVAHRVVNMEPTTHDNVGGSPVPNIAAVVSNWKSKVDAEFSQVIGYVNQAVEQRSNAMFNMITDSWLISFPTADVSLTNRGGIRQTIPGGNITSATLLGVLPFDNFLLELDLTGAQLVEDIGNLVMGGMTSIGGHRLSDGTPIHPDSTYRVLTTDFLYSLPTLNFKLHDSEPVELSINYRQPVIDWIKSLNTSQENPLDKYLEHESRR
- a CDS encoding CPXCG motif-containing cysteine-rich protein is translated as MQDTIEIFCPHCGEPNEIFIDYSGGISQKYEEDCQVCCRPWEVRVELIEDTANVTVSKSNE
- a CDS encoding response regulator, yielding MHNKENKTILVIDDEPVIGSIIKRFMGNNGYSVHFCASSAEAISATKNTVPELIISDFNLPCCSNGIDLCLKIQQSTRKHVPVIIISGETKNELNAKKRGFAFMGKPLEKEKFLPLVEECLS
- a CDS encoding queuosine precursor transporter, with protein sequence MAVFVTFVVLTNTVGVKLFTAFGIVLPVSIIWFPLTFLITDIVSEMYGARRARFLVIMGFCMSLLLLAFSLIGIRLPVAEFYPLQEDYTNIFGPIWRLLFGSMAAYLLAQLIDVRLFHFWKKLTKGKHLWLRNNASTMISQFIDTFTVNTIFLYKNPTIFTGDFSDLMGVILGVYILKVAIAALDTPLCYLGVWFVERMTGVKGEDIS
- a CDS encoding alanine--glyoxylate aminotransferase family protein, with the translated sequence MVHPRVYRALSTPIIGHLDPEFLQIMDDIQQLLRFVFQTKNQFTIAISATGSAGMESAFVNVVEPGDRVIIGVNGVFGNRMSDIVERCGATPIQIKKPWGKSIDLQEIEDRLKQAGGVKAVALVHAETSTGVMQPLAEVGELCKRYGALLIVDAVTSLGGVPVKVDDWQIDVCYSGTQKCLSCPPGLAPITFSDEAMSIAKNRKTKVQSWYLDTTMVADYWSDKTRAYHHTAPISMNYALREALRLIHEEGLEQRFTRHKQNSLELINGLQKLDLTPFVDESIRLPTLNSIKLPANLEEAKIRKRLLEEYNIEIGGGLGDLAGRVWRIGLMGESSNKANVVYLLASLEELL